GCCGCAGTTATCCATGGATTTTGGTAGTTACCATCGCCCGCATCCCATTTGACGAATCCGTTCGGTTGCTCGCCGTCTCGTATCCGCATGGTGACTTCAACCAGACCAAACGATCCGGCTTGCTGGGATTTGCAGACATATCCTGTCTGTGCCCGCTGTGGCGGAGTATTTTCTGGCGGAGAATGGGCGCAGGAGGTGGCGAGTAAAGCCAAAGCTAGGGCTGCCTTCATCCTCACCACACACTTCCTTTCAGCGTAATCGCTCTCAAATTCCCGCAGCCTTCAGCGCGCGGTCCATGTCTTCTTTCAGGTCCTCGATATCCTCGAGGCCGACATTGATGCGCAGCAGTCCTTCGGTGACGCCCATTTCGCCGCGGGCTTCCTCGCCCATATTGGCGTGGGTGGTGCTCGCCGGGTGGCACATCAGGCTCCGCGCGTCGCCGATATTGTTCGAAATGTCGATCAGCTCCATCGCATCGAGGATCGCGAAGGCTCTCTCGCGCGTGCCGACATCGAAGGCGAAGATCGGGCCGGTCGCCTCCATCTGGCCAAGCGCGAGTTCGTGGCGCGGGTGGCTCGGCAGGCCCGGATGGCGCATATGGCCGCCCGCTTTCGCGATGCGCGGCTCAAGAAATTCACCCAGCGCCACGGCGCTGCGGCTCTGGTGATGCGCGCGCAGCGAAAGGGTCTCTAGCCCCTTGTGCACCACCCATGCGTTGAACGGCGAGAGGTTCGGGCCGGTGTTGCGCTGGAACGGCAGCAGCACCTCGTCAATCCATTCCTGCGTTCCGCACACCGCGCCCGCGAGCACCCTGCCCTGCCCGTCCATCAGTTTGGTCGCGCTATAGGCCACGACATCCGCACCGAACTCCATCGGGCGCTGCAAAGCTGGCGAGGCGAAGGCATTGTCGACCACGGTTGTGATGCCATGCGCTTTGGCGAGATCGCAGACATATTTGAGGTCCACCACGTCGAGCGTCGGATTCGCCGGGGTCTCGAAGAAGAAAACTCGCGTGTTGGGTCGGATCGCCTTTTCCCATTCCTCGTCCACCGCGCTGCCGATCACCGTGGTCTCGATCCCGAAGCGCGGGAGCAGGTGGTCGACCAGCCAGCGGCACGAACCGAAGGCGGCGCGCGCGGCGACCACGTGATCGCCCGAAGATAGCTGGCATAGCAGCGCCGCGGTCATCGCCGCCATGCCGCTCGCCTGGGCGCGGCAGGCCTCGGCACCCTCGAGTAATGCAACGCGCTCTTCCAGCATTGCCACCGTCGGGTTCTGGAGGCGCGAATAGGTCATGCCCTTGGCATCGCCCGCAAACCGGTCGGCCACCGTTTGCGCATCGTCATAGGTGTAGCCCGAGGTGAGGAACATCGCCTCGCTCGTCTCGCCGTGCTCGCTGCGCCAGGTTCCGCCGCGCACCGCCCTAGTCGCGGGCCGCCATTGACGCGTTGTCGTGCGGTCCATTCCGGTGGTCTTCTTCATGGCCCTGACGCGTAATGCGACTAGAGCCCGCTCGCAACCAGTCCTTGCCGTGCCGTTTCACCGTGGCCCACCACATCGAGCATCAATGCTCCTTCGAGCAGCGTCATAATCAGCCTCGCGCCGCCCGCAGGATCGGGATCGTCTTCGGGCATCTGGCCTTCGAGCCACGCGAGCTGCTTTGTCATCATCGCGTCCGCCGCCTCGCGATAGCCAGGGACCCTGCGCGCTGCACCGGCGACGATCTCCCACCATAATGTGAGGAAACTCTGCATTGTCGGTTGCTGTCCGAGCGCAAGGATACGATCGAAGCATTCCTTGCGCGTTTTCGGACGCTCGATTCCCATCGCCATTTCGAGCGCGGCAGAATACACACCGGCGACGTATTCCAGCAGGTCGGCGACCAGTGTCTGCTTGTTGCCGAAATGGTAGACGAGCATTCGATCGCTCGTCCCGGCGGCTCTGGCCAGCGGGCGCAGGCTCGCGCCCTCCATGCCGTGTTCGAGAACATGGGCGGCGAGCTTGGGGAGCAGCGTTTCGCGCGAAAGGGATGCGTTTGCCATTTGCCTCTTGTAGCGAGTGCTACATTGAGTTACCAGTGTTGTAGCAACTGCTACATTCGAGTCGGAAGGACCTTCCCATGGATATTCTGCAATTCACCTTTGTCGCCGTGCTTGTGGTTGGAGCATTGGCGATCGTCTATATCCTCGCTGCCAAGCCAACAAGCGGCAACGCGACGCTCGCGGCCATGCTTGCCGGCGGGTTCGGCGCCTACACAGCGATTCAGATCGCGCAGGAAGGCGTGATGATGTTCTGGACGAACCACACGGTGAACCTGACTGGCATCCAGGTGTGGTGGGATCTTGTCATGTGCGTGATCGTCGCGCTGTTCTTCATTGCGCCGCGTGCGCGCAAGGTCGGGATGAATGTGCCGCTCTGGGCACTATTCGCAGCATGCACCGCCAGCATCGGCCTTCTCGCCATGTGCGCGCGTCTGTTCTGGCTGGAAAATCATGCAGAAGCGGCGGGTGGGAGCCCGGCGAAAGCGTAAACGCCCTTGCCGCTGGCGCGCGGCTCCAATAATCGCTGGCGGTGATGGCAGAGGCTCTCACCGCCCCCGAGCGAGCGATTGAAACCGCTGCGCCCCATGCGGGCGAAGACCTGCGCGTCATCGCGCAGGATCCGTGGATATGGTGCATCGTCATTCCGCTGGCTTTCGGCGCGCTTGCCGCGATCCGGCTCACCATCCCCTCAACTCCCTATTTCGACGAAGTGCACTACCTCCCCGCCGCGCGCGACCTGCTCGCGATCGGCGAGGGGCGCGGCATTTACGTCAATCGCGAGCACCCGCTGCTCGGCAAGGAGCTGATCGCGCTCGGCATCTGGCTGATGGGCGACACGCCCCTCGGCTGGCGGATCATGTCGCTTGTCGCCGGAACGGTCGCCCTCGGAGCGGGGATGCGCGCGCTGTGGCATGCGAGCCACGACCGCGCGGCGACGCTGATTTACGGCGTGCTGCTCGCAACCGGTTTCCACCTCTTCGTCCATGCGCGCATCGCCATGCTCGACATCTTCATGGTCGCCTTTCTCGCGGTCGCCGCCTGGCAGTTTGCCGCAGCCATCCGCGAACCCGAACGCGGGCGCTGGCGGCTTGCGCTCACCGGCCTTGCGCTGGGATGCGCGATGGGCGCAAAGTGGAACGCGGTCCCGATCGCGATGGCGCCGGGTCTTGCCTTTTTCGCAGCGCGCCTCGCGGCTGGAAGACGGCGGCTGCTCCTGAGCAAGCGCGGCATACCCGTGCCCGGCATCTCGCTTGCCGAAGCGTTTGTCTGGCTCGGTATCGTGCCGCTTGCAGTCTACGCACTGACCTTTGCGCCGGGATACTGGCTCGGCAGCGAATTCAATCCGTCACCGCTCGCGAAAAAAGGCATTATCGGTTTCCAGCAGGAAATGCTCGAGCTCCAGCGCCAGGTTCTCTCGCCGCACACTTACCAGAGCACCTGGCCGCAATGGGTCACAAACACGCGCGGCATCTGGTACCTTTACGAATACACCGATGGCGCGCAGCGTGGCGTGCTGCTGATCGGCAACCCGCTGACGATGCTGCTGGGTCTGCTTGCGCTGCTCTGGTGCCTGATTACCGGGGCCTGGCGCGCGGACTGGGCGCGTCTGGGCGTGGTGATCGGGTACGCCATCAGCCTGGGCCTGTGGCTGATCGCGCCCAAGGCGGTGCAGTTCTACTACCATTATTTCGTGCCAAGCCTGTTCCTGCTCGCCGCCCTCGCCCTCGCCTGCGCCGATCTCTACCGGAGCCGCTATCGCTGGCTCGGCATCGCCATACCGCTCGCCTCGTCGTTCATGTTCGCTGTGTTCTACAAGGTTCTGAGCGCCGCTGCGCTGGATGGGCCGATGAGCTTTGCCGACTGGACGTGGATCGAGGGGTGGCGGTAATGAAGACAGTCCTCCTGCTTGCGCTGGTGCTCACAGATTTGGGACCGGACGCATTCAATTGTCCCAAGCCGCGAGGGACTATCGTGATCAGCGACAATTGGTTTGATGGTATGCCGACCGATATCGATCGGATCATGCCGCTGGTTCTGGAAGTGGATGTCGCTTGCCGCGTCGATGGCGTGGGCAGGTTTGTGGATTGCAGGCATGCGGCCCGTCAGGATTTGACCAACCGCCAATCCGATGTTCTAGCAAGACTCATTTCAAGAATGCTGCGAGAGGCGAAATCTGACGAACCGAACCAAAAATGCGTGGCAACAAAAATCAGGTGGGACTTTAGCGGCGGTCCATCAAAACCGGCCCCAGACAAAGCGGCTGGATAGCGCGTAATTCCAGACCGATCCGATCAGGATCCCGGCGAAGGCGGCCAGGACGTAGTGCACGCCCTCGCTTTCGAGCAGGGTCGCAACCGCCACATTGGCAAATCCCCCGACTGCGCAGGTCGCGACAAAGCCGGCCCAGCCGCGCAGATACTCGCCCCAGCCCCTCAGCCGCCGGTCGCGGTAGGTAAGCCAGTTGTTTAGCCAGAAGTTGAAGCTCATCGCAGTCAGCACTGCCGCGAGCTGCGCTTTCCAGAAGATCGCCGTCATATTCGGAAACAGCGCCAACAGCACCGCATAGTGTATCACCACACCCAGCGCCCCGACCGTACCGAACAGCGCAAAACGTGTCGGGATCACCCGGCCCAGCGTCTTGTCGTAAAGCCCCGCAAGGAAGTCGAAGAGGATCGCTCGGTCGAGCTTGCTCTCGCCCGCGCGACGCTTGGCGAAATTGAGCGGAAATTCCTTGACGGCAAGCGTCTCTTTCGAAGTCGCAAGCAGGTCGAGCAGGATCTTGAAGCCGATCCCCGACAGGCGCGGGACCATTGCGCGCGCCTTGGCAGTGGGCAGCATGAAATAGCCGCTCATCGGATCGCTTAACTCTACCCCTGTAAGAAAACTCGCCACGCGATTGGCGAAGCCGGACAGGCGCTCGCGCTGGGGTTCCGCCCAGCCTTCGGTACTCGCCCCTTCCGCGAAGCGGCTGGCGACCGCGATGTCGGCCTCGCCCGATTTGAGGCTCGCGAGCATTCTAGGCAGCAGCGCGGGATCGTGCTGATGGTCCGCGTCCATCACCGCGACGTAGTCGGCGGCCGTGGCGCAAAACCCCTCTATCGCCGCGCTCGACAAACCGCGTCTTCCGATCCGTTGGATTACCCGCACACGGCAGTCTCGTTGCGCGAGTTTGCGGCCCTCGTCGGCTGTGCCGTCCCTGCTGTCATCATCGACGATCAGGACTTCCCAACCCTCCGCCCCGAGTGCACCTTCGATCCGCTCCACCAAAGGCGCGAGGTTCCCGCGCTCGTTGAGCGTAGGAAGAATGATCGCAAGATCGAGCGACATGACGGGACCCGCTTACAGCCGCTCGCGAACCGCTTCGCCGATTTCCTCGCAGCCATGCTCGCCGCCGAGGTCGCCGCCGCGAATACCATCGGCGAGCGCTTTTTCGACCGCCATCTCGATCCGTGCGGCTTCGTTTTCTCGCCCGAACGAATAGCGCAGCATCATCGCCACCGACAGGATCGTCGCCATCGGGTTCGCCTTGCACTGCCCTGCGATATCGGGCGCGCTGCCATGGATTGGCTCGTAGAGACCGAATACGCCATGGTCGGTCTTGCGATCTCCGATCGAAGCGCTCGGAAGCAGGCCGATAGACCCGACCGCAGCGCTCGCGAGATCGGACAGGATGTCACCGAACAGGTTACCTGTAAGAATGACGCCGAACTGAGCGGGATTGCTGATGATCTGCATGGCAGCGTTGTCGACATACATGTGGCTCAGTTCGATGTCGGGATGCGATCCAGCGGCATCCTTCACCGTGTCGCGCCACACCTGGCTGGTTTCGAGCACGTTGGCCTTGTCGACACTGCACACGCGGCACTTGTCGTCTCCTGCGCGTGCGGTGCGGAAAGCGACCTGCGCGATGCGGCGTACCTCGGTTTCGGAATAGGACATCATGTCCCACCCCTCTTGGCTGCCATCGTTGGCGACCTTTTCACCCTTGTCGCCGAAATAGACATCGCCGGTCAGCTCGCGAACGATCATCATGTCGAGCGTCTTGGCGATTTCGGGCTTGAGCGGCGAGAGGTGCTCCAATCCTGCAAAGACCTTTGCCGGGCGCAGGTTGGCGAACAGGTCGAGGTGTTTGCGCAGGCCCAGGATCGCCTGTTCGGGGCGCAGGGCGCGTTCGAGCTTGTCGCAATCGGGATCGCCGACCGCGCCGAACAGCACCGCATCGCAAGATTGGGCGATGGTAAGTGTCTCTGAGGGAAGAGGCTGGCCATGGCGTTTA
The Erythrobacter sp. THAF29 DNA segment above includes these coding regions:
- a CDS encoding glycosyltransferase family 2 protein, coding for MSLDLAIILPTLNERGNLAPLVERIEGALGAEGWEVLIVDDDSRDGTADEGRKLAQRDCRVRVIQRIGRRGLSSAAIEGFCATAADYVAVMDADHQHDPALLPRMLASLKSGEADIAVASRFAEGASTEGWAEPQRERLSGFANRVASFLTGVELSDPMSGYFMLPTAKARAMVPRLSGIGFKILLDLLATSKETLAVKEFPLNFAKRRAGESKLDRAILFDFLAGLYDKTLGRVIPTRFALFGTVGALGVVIHYAVLLALFPNMTAIFWKAQLAAVLTAMSFNFWLNNWLTYRDRRLRGWGEYLRGWAGFVATCAVGGFANVAVATLLESEGVHYVLAAFAGILIGSVWNYALSSRFVWGRF
- a CDS encoding TetR/AcrR family transcriptional regulator, which encodes MANASLSRETLLPKLAAHVLEHGMEGASLRPLARAAGTSDRMLVYHFGNKQTLVADLLEYVAGVYSAALEMAMGIERPKTRKECFDRILALGQQPTMQSFLTLWWEIVAGAARRVPGYREAADAMMTKQLAWLEGQMPEDDPDPAGGARLIMTLLEGALMLDVVGHGETARQGLVASGL
- a CDS encoding PLP-dependent aspartate aminotransferase family protein, yielding MKKTTGMDRTTTRQWRPATRAVRGGTWRSEHGETSEAMFLTSGYTYDDAQTVADRFAGDAKGMTYSRLQNPTVAMLEERVALLEGAEACRAQASGMAAMTAALLCQLSSGDHVVAARAAFGSCRWLVDHLLPRFGIETTVIGSAVDEEWEKAIRPNTRVFFFETPANPTLDVVDLKYVCDLAKAHGITTVVDNAFASPALQRPMEFGADVVAYSATKLMDGQGRVLAGAVCGTQEWIDEVLLPFQRNTGPNLSPFNAWVVHKGLETLSLRAHHQSRSAVALGEFLEPRIAKAGGHMRHPGLPSHPRHELALGQMEATGPIFAFDVGTRERAFAILDAMELIDISNNIGDARSLMCHPASTTHANMGEEARGEMGVTEGLLRINVGLEDIEDLKEDMDRALKAAGI
- the leuB gene encoding 3-isopropylmalate dehydrogenase; translated protein: MKIAVLPGDGIGPEVTREAVKVLEALDLPRLTLFDGDVGGIAYKRHGQPLPSETLTIAQSCDAVLFGAVGDPDCDKLERALRPEQAILGLRKHLDLFANLRPAKVFAGLEHLSPLKPEIAKTLDMMIVRELTGDVYFGDKGEKVANDGSQEGWDMMSYSETEVRRIAQVAFRTARAGDDKCRVCSVDKANVLETSQVWRDTVKDAAGSHPDIELSHMYVDNAAMQIISNPAQFGVILTGNLFGDILSDLASAAVGSIGLLPSASIGDRKTDHGVFGLYEPIHGSAPDIAGQCKANPMATILSVAMMLRYSFGRENEAARIEMAVEKALADGIRGGDLGGEHGCEEIGEAVRERL
- a CDS encoding phospholipid carrier-dependent glycosyltransferase yields the protein MAEALTAPERAIETAAPHAGEDLRVIAQDPWIWCIVIPLAFGALAAIRLTIPSTPYFDEVHYLPAARDLLAIGEGRGIYVNREHPLLGKELIALGIWLMGDTPLGWRIMSLVAGTVALGAGMRALWHASHDRAATLIYGVLLATGFHLFVHARIAMLDIFMVAFLAVAAWQFAAAIREPERGRWRLALTGLALGCAMGAKWNAVPIAMAPGLAFFAARLAAGRRRLLLSKRGIPVPGISLAEAFVWLGIVPLAVYALTFAPGYWLGSEFNPSPLAKKGIIGFQQEMLELQRQVLSPHTYQSTWPQWVTNTRGIWYLYEYTDGAQRGVLLIGNPLTMLLGLLALLWCLITGAWRADWARLGVVIGYAISLGLWLIAPKAVQFYYHYFVPSLFLLAALALACADLYRSRYRWLGIAIPLASSFMFAVFYKVLSAAALDGPMSFADWTWIEGWR